In Denticeps clupeoides chromosome 1, fDenClu1.1, whole genome shotgun sequence, a single window of DNA contains:
- the tgfb3 gene encoding transforming growth factor beta-3 proprotein: MHLGAALLLLLLLGCVTATLSLSTCTTVDIDHIKKKRVEAIRGQILSKLRLTSPPQALGPNQVPFQVLALYNSTRELIEELGQDRQQSCGQDNTETEYYAKEIYKFNMVQGLPENNDLPFCPKGITSKVFRFNVSTMEKNATNLFRAEFRARRVPNSSAKRNEQRIELYQILQKDEHIAKQRYIGGKNVLTKGTPEWVSFDVTETVREWLMNRETNLGLEISVHCPCHTFSPNGDIIDNMNEVLDVKFKGVEGDYEEIRWDLGRLKQKKEQPLPHLILMLLPPHRLDGQSSSRRRKRALDTNYCFNNYEENCCVRELYIDFRKDLGWRWIHEPKGYYANFCSGPCPYLRSADTTHSSLLSLYNTLNPEASASPCCVPQDLEPLTILYYVGRTPKVEQLSNMIVKSCKCS; encoded by the exons ATGCATCTGGGCGCagcgctcctgctgctgctgctgctgggctgcgtGACCGCGACCCTGTCCCTGTCCACCTGCACCACGGTGGACATCGACCACATCAAGAAGAAGCGGGTGGAGGCCATCCGGGGCCAGATCCTCAGCAAGCTGCGCCTGACCAGCCCGCCGCAGGCGCTGGGGCCGAACCAGGTCCCGTTCCAGGTGCTGGCGCTGTACAACAGCACCAGGGAGCTGATCGAGGAGCTGGGCCAGGACCGGCAGCAGAGCTGCGGCCAGGACAACACGGAGACCGAGTACTACGCCAAGGAGATCTACAAGTTCAACATGGTGCAGGGCCTGCCGGAGAACA ACGATCTCCCGTTCTGTCCCAAGGGCATCACCTCCAAGGTTTTCCGCTTTAACGTTTCCACAATGGAAAAGAACGCCACCAACTTGTTCCGGGCGGAGTTCCGTGCGCGCCGGGTGCCCAACTCCAGTGCCAAGAGGAACGAGCAGCGCATCGAGTTGTACCAG ATCCTCCAGAAGGACGAGCACATAGCCAAGCAGCGGTACATCGGAGGCAAAAACGTCCTGACCAAGGGCACGCCGGAGTGGGTGTCCTTCGACGTGACCGAGACGGTGCGGGAGTGGCTCATGAACAGAG AGACCAACCTGGGCCTGGAGATCAGCGTCCACTGTCCTTGTCACACCTTCAGCCCCAACGGGGACATCATAGACAACATGAACGAGGTGCTGGATGTCAAGTTCAAAG GAGTGGAGGGCGACTACGAGGAAATCCGGTGGGACCTCGGGCGGCTGAAGCAGAAGAAGGAGCAGCCGCTTCCTCACCTCATCCTCATGCTGCTTCCACCCCACCGGCTGGACGGCCAGTCTTCATCGCGCCGACGCAAGCGGGCCCTGGACACCAACTACTGCTTCAA CAACTATGAAGAGAACTGCTGCGTGAGGGAACTGTACATCGACTTCCGGAAGGACCTGGGCTGGCGCTGGATCCACGAGCCCAAGGGCTACTACGCCAACTTCTGCTCGGGCCCCTGCCCGTACCTGCGCAGCGCCGACACCACGCACAGCTCG CTGCTGAGCCTGTACAACACGCTGAACCCGGAGGCGTCGGCCTCGCCGTGCTGCGTCCCGCAGGACCTGGAGCCGCTCACCATCCTCTACTACGTCGGCCGGACGCCCAAGGTGGAGCAGCTCTCCAACATGATCGTCAAGTCGTGCAAGTGcagctga